In the Kribbella sp. NBC_00482 genome, one interval contains:
- a CDS encoding LysR substrate-binding domain-containing protein, whose product MYDPDQLRTFLAVAQSLSFTQAAERLGIRQPTVSQHVRKLETAVGRPLFVRDTRTVTLTADGEAMAGFARTILAAHEEAAGYFTGSELRGRLRFGVTDDLALTPLPKILRDFRQLYPRIDLELTVAQSPNLLRRVESGHLDLAYVKHGAGGGYEPNGRLVRRDPMVWAGIAGTRIAPDVPVPLVAYQAPSLSRSLGVQSLEQAGRTCRITCIVRGVNGVLAAVRAGLGIAIFARSLMPADLVEPPPSAGLPELPSIDLVLITNPRAAKEPAEALTAAILGSNAPLKPDAG is encoded by the coding sequence ATGTACGACCCGGACCAGCTGCGCACGTTCCTCGCGGTGGCGCAGTCGCTCAGCTTTACCCAGGCGGCCGAGCGACTGGGCATCCGGCAGCCGACGGTCAGCCAACATGTCCGCAAACTCGAGACGGCGGTCGGGCGGCCGCTGTTCGTCCGTGACACCCGCACTGTCACGCTGACCGCGGACGGTGAGGCGATGGCCGGTTTCGCCCGGACCATCCTGGCCGCGCACGAGGAGGCCGCCGGGTACTTCACCGGCTCGGAGCTGCGCGGCCGCCTGCGGTTCGGCGTGACCGACGACCTGGCGCTCACGCCGCTGCCGAAGATCCTCCGCGACTTCCGCCAGCTGTACCCGCGGATCGACCTGGAGCTGACCGTTGCCCAGAGCCCGAACCTGCTCCGCCGGGTCGAGTCCGGCCACCTGGATCTGGCCTACGTGAAGCACGGCGCCGGCGGCGGCTACGAGCCCAACGGCCGGCTGGTACGGCGGGACCCGATGGTCTGGGCCGGGATCGCCGGGACCCGGATCGCGCCCGACGTCCCGGTCCCGCTGGTCGCGTACCAGGCGCCGTCGCTGAGTCGGTCGCTCGGTGTGCAGTCACTCGAGCAGGCCGGTCGTACCTGCCGGATCACGTGCATCGTCCGCGGCGTCAACGGCGTACTCGCCGCCGTCCGCGCCGGCCTCGGGATCGCGATCTTCGCGCGCTCCCTGATGCCCGCCGACCTGGTCGAGCCTCCGCCCAGCGCCGGCCTTCCCGAGCTCCCCTCCATCGACCTCGTCCTCATCACCAACCCCCGCGCCGCCAAGGAACCCGCCGAGGCGTTGACGGCCGCCATCCTCGGCAGCAACGCCCCCCTCAAGCCCGACGCGGGCTAG
- a CDS encoding MFS transporter yields the protein MTTRATGTVPSTDFHLHRNTDSSKLRETQARRPGFKDTFSALRVRNFRLLVSGLLVSSTGGWIQRIAQDWLVLTLTGSATAVGITTALQFLPTLVLGLFGGVIADRFPKRKILLVTQITMGTCAGVLAVTAFSGHVQVWHVYTMAFVLGLATAVDNPTRQSFVTELVPRDTVRNAISMVSSTFQLGSLIGPALGGLLLGTIGTGWAFALNGLTFFASISALLRMRESEMPGIHAARKASAGMRIRDGLRDGVRYAFHEPAVRWAIALVGIYGMFCISLPVTLTAFADRVFHTGASGYGVLNSVVAFGALAGALLSARRVRPTRLRNLIGIACLLTVTEVLAAIQPSLWTFIPVLASMGMATLMFLTAAQSMVQLTTPDGLRGRVSGIYNLVFIGGGAIGGPLVGFLAQHYGARTALMLAGLVPAVATVAISLRLRRDSRLRLVLIRTRSPWHQVPIRLNLQQAEIQLSAPKSAPLPSRTSRPFVLGRRQHARTDPHLRPLRPRRRPQHH from the coding sequence TTGACCACCCGGGCCACCGGTACTGTCCCGTCCACCGACTTCCATCTCCACCGCAACACCGACTCCAGCAAGCTCCGGGAGACGCAAGCGCGCCGGCCCGGCTTCAAGGACACCTTCAGCGCACTGCGGGTCCGCAACTTCCGCCTCCTGGTCAGCGGTCTGCTGGTCAGCTCGACCGGCGGCTGGATCCAGCGCATCGCCCAGGACTGGCTGGTGCTCACGCTCACCGGCAGCGCCACCGCGGTCGGCATCACCACCGCACTGCAGTTCCTCCCCACCCTCGTGCTCGGTCTGTTCGGCGGCGTGATCGCGGACCGGTTCCCGAAGCGGAAGATCCTGCTGGTCACGCAGATCACGATGGGCACCTGTGCCGGCGTCCTCGCGGTGACCGCCTTCTCCGGTCACGTCCAGGTCTGGCACGTCTACACGATGGCCTTCGTCCTCGGTCTCGCGACCGCGGTCGACAACCCGACCCGGCAGTCGTTCGTCACCGAACTCGTCCCGCGCGACACGGTCCGGAACGCGATCAGCATGGTGTCGTCGACGTTCCAGCTCGGCAGCCTGATCGGCCCCGCGCTCGGCGGTCTGCTGCTCGGCACCATCGGCACCGGCTGGGCGTTCGCGCTCAACGGGCTGACGTTCTTCGCATCGATCAGCGCGCTGCTGCGGATGCGCGAGAGCGAGATGCCCGGAATCCACGCGGCGCGCAAGGCGAGCGCCGGGATGCGGATCCGGGACGGGCTGCGGGACGGCGTCCGGTACGCGTTCCACGAGCCGGCCGTCCGCTGGGCGATCGCGCTGGTCGGCATCTACGGGATGTTCTGCATCAGCCTGCCGGTGACGCTGACCGCGTTCGCCGACCGGGTCTTCCACACCGGCGCTTCGGGGTACGGCGTACTGAACTCGGTCGTCGCGTTCGGGGCCCTGGCGGGCGCACTGCTCTCGGCCCGCCGCGTCCGGCCGACCCGCCTGCGGAACCTGATCGGTATCGCGTGCCTGCTCACGGTCACCGAAGTACTGGCCGCGATCCAGCCCTCGCTGTGGACGTTCATCCCGGTGCTGGCGTCGATGGGCATGGCGACGCTGATGTTCCTGACGGCAGCGCAGTCGATGGTCCAGCTGACCACGCCGGACGGCCTGCGCGGCCGCGTGTCCGGGATCTACAACCTGGTCTTCATCGGGGGCGGCGCGATCGGCGGGCCGTTGGTCGGCTTCCTGGCCCAGCACTACGGCGCCCGTACGGCGCTGATGCTCGCGGGCCTCGTCCCCGCGGTGGCGACCGTCGCGATCAGCCTCCGGCTGCGGCGCGACAGTCGACTCCGGCTGGTCCTGATCCGGACCCGCTCGCCGTGGCACCAGGTCCCGATCCGGCTGAACCTGCAGCAGGCCGAGATCCAGCTCTCCGCCCCGAAGAGCGCCCCACTGCCGAGCCGCACGTCACGCCCGTTCGTGCTCGGCCGCCGGCAGCACGCCCGCACCGATCCGCACCTACGCCCACTCCGCCCCCGCCGCCGCCCTCAACACCACTGA
- a CDS encoding fibronectin type III domain-containing protein: MSLRRRTTLVLAALALVSTAAVTAPADAVQDQKPAYPQIAAKPYMGWSSWSLQSTNYPGVNPDGPGSFISEKNILTQAHALATKLKPYGYEYLNIDAGWQDGGDEYGRPVANLKRFPRGMKAVGDDLHKLGLKFGIYTVVGLGLDVYRDGNTPIYDAPGCFTRDIVYPDLRKTNGWDAAYKINYESPCAQKYADSIAKLFASWGVDFIKMDGVGPGSWKGAPDDPNHNNTEDVEAWWRAVQNAGRPMMYTLSWSLSHRYADVWKQNSNGWRIDTDVECYCDTIVKWDSSVKQRWWDVAQWIDDAGPGHWNNLDAINVGVGAMDGLTDAERQSYMTFWAINSAPLFAGDDLTKLDAYGLKLLTNREVIAINQSGNPARPLNQDQLQQVWYAQNADGSTTVALFNLADSPATVTGNFDQVGIGGKATVRDIWANQNTRNVSGSVSAQLPAHGSKLYKITPNQYVPVGIPADLTATDVSRTSVSLNWRPSADATSYQVFANGNQVATSTKPGTVVGGLQPQTQYTFTVKGVKYGRTSDASAGITMYTSKSGGPVRYEAEAPTSTLTGNAGISGCTLCSGGAKIGNIGYDASVTLNGITVPTTGTYLVKIAYTDGDTSRQSMLTVNGADSYWVNYHGLGDNDWGTPQVTYLPMKLSAGSNSITVSNPNGYIADIDWITV, translated from the coding sequence ATGTCCTTGAGACGCCGTACGACGCTCGTCCTGGCTGCCCTCGCCCTGGTGTCGACAGCAGCCGTGACCGCCCCAGCCGATGCAGTCCAAGACCAGAAACCCGCCTATCCGCAGATCGCTGCCAAGCCGTACATGGGCTGGAGCAGTTGGAGTCTGCAGTCGACGAACTACCCGGGCGTCAATCCCGACGGCCCCGGCAGCTTCATCAGCGAGAAGAACATCCTCACCCAGGCGCACGCCCTGGCCACGAAGCTCAAGCCGTACGGCTACGAGTACCTCAACATCGACGCCGGCTGGCAGGACGGCGGTGACGAGTACGGCCGCCCGGTCGCCAACCTGAAGCGGTTCCCGCGCGGTATGAAGGCCGTCGGCGACGACCTCCACAAGCTCGGCCTGAAGTTCGGCATCTACACCGTCGTCGGCCTCGGCCTCGACGTCTACCGCGACGGCAACACCCCGATCTACGACGCGCCGGGCTGCTTCACGCGCGACATCGTGTACCCGGACCTGCGCAAGACCAACGGCTGGGACGCGGCGTACAAGATCAACTACGAGAGTCCGTGCGCGCAGAAGTACGCCGACTCGATCGCGAAGCTGTTCGCGTCCTGGGGCGTGGACTTCATCAAGATGGACGGTGTCGGCCCCGGCTCCTGGAAGGGTGCGCCGGACGACCCGAACCACAACAACACCGAGGACGTCGAGGCCTGGTGGCGCGCGGTGCAGAATGCCGGCCGGCCGATGATGTACACGCTGTCGTGGTCGCTCAGCCACCGGTACGCCGACGTGTGGAAGCAGAACTCGAACGGCTGGCGGATCGACACCGACGTCGAGTGCTACTGCGACACGATCGTCAAGTGGGACAGCTCGGTCAAGCAGCGTTGGTGGGACGTCGCGCAATGGATCGACGACGCCGGGCCGGGGCACTGGAACAACCTGGACGCGATCAACGTCGGCGTCGGCGCGATGGACGGCCTGACGGACGCGGAACGCCAGTCCTACATGACGTTCTGGGCGATCAACTCCGCGCCGCTGTTCGCCGGCGACGACCTGACCAAGCTGGACGCGTACGGCCTGAAGCTGCTGACGAACCGCGAGGTCATCGCGATCAACCAGTCCGGCAACCCAGCGCGTCCGCTGAACCAGGACCAGCTGCAGCAGGTCTGGTACGCACAGAACGCGGACGGCAGTACGACGGTCGCACTGTTCAACCTGGCCGACTCCCCCGCCACCGTGACCGGCAACTTCGACCAGGTCGGCATCGGCGGGAAGGCCACGGTCCGCGACATCTGGGCGAACCAGAACACCCGTAACGTCTCCGGTTCGGTCAGCGCTCAGCTGCCCGCGCACGGCTCGAAGCTCTACAAGATCACGCCGAACCAGTACGTGCCGGTCGGCATCCCGGCCGACCTGACCGCGACAGACGTCAGCCGTACGTCGGTGTCACTGAACTGGCGCCCGAGCGCGGACGCGACGTCGTACCAGGTGTTTGCCAACGGCAATCAGGTTGCGACGAGCACGAAGCCCGGCACCGTGGTGGGCGGGCTGCAGCCGCAGACGCAGTACACCTTCACGGTCAAGGGTGTGAAGTACGGCCGTACGTCGGACGCGAGCGCCGGGATCACCATGTACACGTCGAAGTCCGGCGGGCCGGTGCGCTACGAGGCCGAGGCGCCGACGAGCACACTGACCGGCAACGCCGGCATCTCTGGCTGCACCCTGTGCTCGGGTGGCGCGAAGATCGGCAACATCGGGTACGACGCCTCGGTGACGCTGAACGGCATCACCGTGCCGACGACGGGGACGTATCTGGTGAAGATCGCTTACACCGACGGCGACACCAGCCGACAGAGCATGCTCACCGTCAACGGCGCCGACAGCTATTGGGTGAACTACCACGGCCTCGGCGACAACGACTGGGGTACGCCGCAGGTCACCTACCTCCCGATGAAGCTGTCTGCCGGATCGAACTCGATCACGGTCAGCAATCCGAACGGCTACATCGCCGACATCGACTGGATCACCGTGTAA
- a CDS encoding NAD(P)/FAD-dependent oxidoreductase, with amino-acid sequence MIDLLVAGSGPAGAATAIRAALAGLSVAVVEPRSAPIDKACGEGIAHSAVAYLERLGVELSGREFHGIRYLDGRHSVDARFIAGPGLGVRRTTLHAALMSRLAALDIPVIHDRVGPITQNATSVTAAGTTARYLAAADGLHSPIRRQLDLSGGNSGEVRRGLRQHFAVSPWTDLVEVYWSRLGEAYVTPVADDLVGVAVLTSARGTFDSHLDAFPMLKRRLRGAVAASAVMGAGPLRQRVSARTSGRVLLVGDAAGYVDALTGEGIAVALRTSAELVDCIRADRPQDYEAAWRRVSWECRLLTASLLWARNRPLLAPRIVPAAAALPGVYRTIVNRLS; translated from the coding sequence GTGATCGATCTTCTGGTAGCTGGTAGCGGTCCAGCAGGCGCAGCCACAGCGATCCGAGCAGCGTTGGCGGGCCTGTCTGTTGCGGTCGTCGAGCCGCGCTCGGCTCCGATCGACAAGGCCTGCGGTGAAGGCATCGCCCACAGCGCCGTCGCCTACCTCGAGCGGTTGGGCGTGGAACTGTCCGGTCGCGAGTTCCACGGAATCCGCTACCTCGACGGACGTCACAGCGTCGACGCCCGTTTCATCGCCGGACCAGGTCTCGGAGTACGCCGTACGACGCTGCACGCCGCTCTGATGTCCCGGCTAGCAGCGCTAGATATCCCGGTCATCCATGACCGAGTCGGTCCGATCACCCAAAACGCCACGTCCGTCACCGCCGCCGGCACAACCGCCCGCTACCTGGCCGCCGCCGACGGCCTCCACTCACCCATCCGCCGCCAACTGGATTTGAGTGGTGGGAATTCCGGTGAGGTACGGCGAGGACTCCGCCAGCACTTCGCGGTCTCGCCCTGGACCGACCTCGTCGAGGTCTACTGGTCTCGTCTCGGTGAGGCCTACGTGACTCCCGTCGCCGACGACCTCGTGGGGGTCGCCGTCCTCACCTCCGCGCGCGGCACCTTCGACTCACACCTCGACGCTTTCCCAATGCTCAAGCGCCGGTTGCGTGGAGCGGTGGCAGCGAGTGCAGTGATGGGCGCCGGACCGCTCCGCCAACGCGTAAGCGCTCGTACCTCCGGCCGGGTCCTGCTCGTCGGCGACGCCGCCGGGTACGTCGACGCGCTCACCGGCGAAGGTATCGCCGTCGCGTTGCGCACCTCCGCCGAACTCGTCGACTGCATCCGCGCCGACCGCCCACAGGACTACGAGGCAGCCTGGCGCCGAGTCTCCTGGGAATGCCGCCTGCTCACCGCGTCGTTGCTCTGGGCCCGCAACCGCCCGCTGCTCGCGCCCCGGATCGTCCCCGCCGCAGCCGCGCTCCCCGGCGTCTACCGCACCATCGTGAACCGGTTGTCCTAG
- a CDS encoding isoprenylcysteine carboxyl methyltransferase family protein — MYGWYLGLVLLVAAERVAELVVSLRNARWSFAQGGVESGRGHYPFMVALHTLLLAACMVEALHRPFVPWLGWTMFAAVLLAQGLRWWCISVLGHQWNTRVIVVPGLQLVARGPYRWIRHPNYVAVVAEGIALPLVHTAWVTALVFTLLNIPILAVRIRSEEAALKSALVT, encoded by the coding sequence ATGTACGGCTGGTATCTGGGGTTGGTGCTCCTGGTCGCGGCTGAGCGCGTGGCCGAGCTCGTGGTGTCGCTGCGCAACGCGCGCTGGAGCTTCGCGCAGGGCGGCGTGGAGTCGGGGCGGGGCCATTACCCGTTCATGGTCGCGCTGCACACGTTGTTGCTGGCGGCGTGCATGGTGGAGGCGCTGCACCGGCCGTTCGTTCCGTGGCTGGGCTGGACGATGTTTGCGGCGGTGCTGCTGGCGCAGGGGTTGCGGTGGTGGTGCATCAGCGTCCTCGGCCATCAGTGGAACACCCGCGTCATCGTCGTACCAGGTCTCCAGCTGGTCGCACGTGGCCCCTACCGGTGGATCCGGCACCCGAACTACGTGGCGGTTGTGGCGGAGGGGATCGCCCTGCCGTTGGTGCACACCGCGTGGGTGACTGCGCTGGTGTTCACCCTCCTGAACATCCCGATCCTCGCCGTCCGGATCCGGTCCGAAGAGGCGGCGCTGAAGTCCGCGCTCGTGACGTGA
- a CDS encoding UbiA family prenyltransferase, whose protein sequence is MRTLRTVKGLALACHPGPTVAVTALVTAVAWSAGRSPAGCLLVAATILTGHLSIGWSNDAIDAARDTIVNRQDKPVVRGLVSRRTLAVGAGVMLVVTVPVSLANGFTSGLMHLLFVACAWAYNLGLKSTVISWLPYAVAFGGLPSFVTLGTAHVWAPWWATAAGALLGIGAHLANVVPDLADDLATGVRGWPQRLGRYARLVAPLPLATAAGLLVIAPPGAIGIIGWVALAVVAALLTTILLWRDAPFLITIAIAAVSIISLVLRGDALV, encoded by the coding sequence GTGAGAACGCTGCGGACCGTCAAGGGTCTGGCTCTCGCGTGCCACCCGGGCCCGACCGTCGCCGTCACCGCCCTGGTTACCGCAGTCGCGTGGTCGGCCGGGCGAAGTCCGGCCGGGTGTCTCCTCGTCGCAGCAACGATCCTCACCGGCCACCTCTCGATCGGCTGGAGCAATGACGCGATAGATGCCGCCCGCGACACCATTGTGAACCGACAGGACAAGCCCGTGGTGCGTGGACTGGTGAGTCGCCGGACGCTCGCGGTCGGCGCGGGCGTGATGCTGGTCGTCACCGTTCCGGTCTCCCTCGCCAACGGTTTCACGTCCGGGTTGATGCACCTGCTGTTCGTCGCCTGCGCCTGGGCCTACAACCTGGGCCTCAAGTCGACCGTGATCTCCTGGCTCCCGTACGCCGTCGCGTTCGGCGGACTGCCCTCGTTCGTAACGCTCGGCACCGCGCACGTCTGGGCCCCGTGGTGGGCGACCGCGGCGGGTGCTCTCCTGGGGATCGGTGCCCATTTGGCAAACGTCGTACCCGACCTGGCCGACGACCTGGCCACCGGCGTCCGCGGCTGGCCCCAACGCCTCGGCCGCTACGCCCGCCTCGTCGCACCGCTCCCGTTGGCGACAGCAGCCGGTCTCCTCGTGATCGCCCCGCCTGGAGCGATCGGGATCATCGGCTGGGTCGCCCTCGCAGTCGTCGCCGCCCTCCTGACCACGATCCTTCTCTGGCGCGACGCCCCGTTCCTCATCACGATCGCGATCGCCGCGGTCAGCATCATCTCCCTCGTCCTCCGCGGCGACGCACTCGTCTAG
- a CDS encoding lysyl oxidase family protein produces MNTRKLGRTAVAAAGAAGLVALAAAGASAASSPLPVKLVAGGTDVTLASVEDYGVDLDLGTHVVAGNAPIEVRATRASYSSPVVATQYVHGKPVRQLPKGLVTDFSGLGKFLHITLTNSAGKKVLEKDQSVCLNGDGSRTRPDAPATSPYPDGCTANPFTQGAVWGLQTGWSARTYGDGEPVQLAVGKYKATVTVNKAYRDFFRIPAKDSSAKLNVTVQKSDAAGAQKMSSSSVAPKPNAARPVGKASVPKSPKPDLRPVPAWGIVAVPGDEGTPDANKDFLQFSATVWNAGPSPLVLDGFRRQGKDLMDAYQYFYNAQGKQVGYQNTGTLEWDGRDGHNHWHFTDFARYSLLNAKQTEVVRSQKEAFCLAATDSIDYTVKNANWHPDNTDLHTACGDHGSLSVREVLDVGSGDTYEQTLPGQSFDITNLANGTYYVQVTANPENRLFESTTKNNVALRKVVLGGTKHHRTVQVPPVGVIKAP; encoded by the coding sequence GTGAACACAAGGAAACTCGGCCGGACGGCGGTCGCCGCGGCCGGGGCGGCCGGTCTGGTCGCACTCGCAGCCGCCGGCGCGTCGGCAGCGTCATCGCCGCTGCCTGTGAAGTTGGTTGCTGGAGGCACCGATGTCACGCTGGCCAGTGTCGAGGACTACGGCGTCGACCTGGATCTCGGCACGCATGTGGTGGCCGGCAACGCGCCGATCGAGGTCCGCGCCACGCGGGCGTCGTACAGCTCGCCGGTGGTCGCGACGCAGTACGTGCACGGCAAGCCGGTCCGGCAGTTGCCGAAGGGGCTCGTCACGGACTTCTCCGGGCTGGGGAAGTTCCTGCACATCACGCTGACCAACAGCGCGGGCAAGAAGGTGCTCGAGAAAGACCAGTCGGTCTGCCTGAACGGCGACGGATCGCGGACCCGGCCGGATGCCCCGGCAACCTCGCCGTACCCGGACGGCTGCACGGCGAACCCGTTCACGCAGGGCGCGGTGTGGGGACTGCAGACCGGGTGGTCGGCGCGGACGTACGGCGACGGGGAGCCGGTGCAGCTCGCCGTCGGCAAGTACAAGGCGACAGTGACCGTGAACAAGGCATACCGGGACTTCTTCAGGATCCCGGCGAAGGACTCGTCGGCGAAGTTGAACGTGACCGTGCAGAAGTCCGACGCCGCCGGGGCTCAGAAAATGAGCTCGAGTTCGGTGGCGCCGAAGCCGAACGCGGCGCGTCCGGTCGGCAAGGCGAGCGTGCCGAAGAGCCCGAAGCCGGACCTGCGGCCGGTGCCGGCGTGGGGGATCGTGGCGGTGCCGGGCGACGAAGGTACGCCGGATGCGAACAAGGACTTCCTGCAGTTCTCGGCGACCGTGTGGAACGCGGGACCGTCACCGCTGGTGCTGGACGGGTTCCGGCGGCAGGGCAAGGACCTGATGGACGCGTACCAGTACTTCTACAACGCTCAGGGCAAGCAGGTCGGGTACCAGAACACCGGGACGCTGGAGTGGGACGGCCGGGACGGCCACAACCACTGGCACTTCACCGACTTCGCCCGCTACAGCCTGCTGAACGCCAAGCAGACGGAGGTGGTGCGCAGCCAGAAGGAGGCGTTCTGCCTGGCCGCGACGGACTCCATCGACTACACGGTGAAGAACGCGAACTGGCACCCGGACAACACCGACCTGCACACCGCGTGCGGTGACCACGGCTCACTGTCGGTCCGCGAGGTTCTCGACGTCGGCTCCGGCGACACCTACGAACAGACGCTGCCTGGCCAGTCCTTCGACATCACGAACCTGGCGAACGGCACGTACTACGTCCAGGTGACGGCCAACCCGGAGAACCGGCTGTTCGAGTCCACCACGAAGAACAACGTTGCCCTCCGCAAAGTCGTCCTCGGCGGCACCAAGCACCACCGCACCGTCCAGGTGCCCCCAGTCGGCGTCATCAAAGCTCCCTGA
- a CDS encoding type III polyketide synthase, whose amino-acid sequence MTRIAAVRPALPPYRYPQSDLTAAFESICLPDGRGTALLRRLHANAGVSYRHLALPLERYAVLKDFGEANDAWIAAAVDLGAEAVAGAVQDAGLTLEDVDVLMFTTVTGVAAPSIDARVAMRLGMREDVKRLPLFGLGCVGGAAGIARLHDYLKAWPKHVAVLLSVELCSLTLQRDDSSLPNLVGSALFGDGAAAVVLTGSEHPAASGPSVVATRSRLYPDSERVMGWDVGSGGFRIVLGADVPEVVRAYLGGDVRGFLSEHDLTVPDIGTWVSHPGGPKVLEAVSETLSLRPGALELTWKSLDAVGNLSSSSVLHVLGDTLRLDPSGPGLLLAMGPGFCSELVLLEW is encoded by the coding sequence ATGACGCGGATCGCAGCGGTCCGGCCCGCGCTCCCGCCGTACCGGTATCCGCAGTCTGACCTGACCGCCGCGTTCGAGTCGATCTGTCTCCCGGACGGCCGCGGTACGGCGTTGCTCCGCCGGCTGCACGCGAACGCGGGAGTCTCGTATCGGCATCTCGCGCTGCCGTTGGAGCGGTACGCCGTACTCAAGGACTTCGGCGAGGCGAACGACGCGTGGATCGCGGCGGCCGTGGACCTCGGGGCCGAGGCTGTCGCGGGGGCGGTGCAGGACGCGGGGCTGACGCTCGAGGATGTCGACGTACTGATGTTCACGACGGTGACCGGGGTCGCGGCGCCGTCGATCGATGCCCGGGTGGCGATGCGGCTGGGGATGCGGGAGGACGTGAAGCGGCTGCCGCTGTTCGGGTTGGGGTGTGTCGGGGGAGCGGCGGGGATCGCGCGGCTGCATGACTACCTGAAGGCCTGGCCGAAGCACGTCGCCGTACTGCTGTCGGTGGAGTTGTGTTCGTTGACCTTGCAGCGGGACGACTCGTCGCTGCCGAATCTGGTGGGCAGCGCGTTGTTCGGGGACGGCGCGGCCGCCGTGGTGCTGACCGGGTCGGAACATCCGGCGGCGTCGGGTCCTTCGGTGGTGGCGACGCGTTCGCGGCTCTACCCGGACTCGGAGCGGGTGATGGGGTGGGATGTCGGGTCGGGCGGGTTCCGGATCGTGCTCGGGGCGGACGTGCCGGAGGTGGTACGGGCGTACCTAGGCGGAGACGTGCGTGGGTTCCTCAGTGAGCACGATCTGACCGTTCCGGACATCGGGACGTGGGTGAGCCATCCGGGCGGGCCGAAGGTGCTGGAGGCGGTGTCGGAGACATTGTCGTTGCGGCCCGGGGCGCTCGAGCTGACGTGGAAGTCGCTCGATGCGGTGGGCAACCTGTCGTCCTCCTCGGTCCTGCACGTCCTCGGTGACACCCTGAGGCTGGATCCTTCAGGTCCTGGGTTGTTGCTGGCGATGGGTCCTGGTTTCTGTTCCGAGCTCGTTCTGCTGGAGTGGTGA